The nucleotide window GTTATCTtcagaaccaattccaattcctgtAAAATTTGTCTGATTAAGATTCGACGAGTACTGAGACTTAGTGAAGTTGGTAAGGACAAGACTAGGATCCAGATTAGGAACGCAAGAAGGCATTATGACTCCATCCCTTGTGTTTGAGACATTCAAATGACATTTGGCTAAAAGGTCTGGAAAGTTGGCAAACTGGGTTTCAGTGCCTGGTACCGTGAAGGAACCTGTGGTGTTTGTACATGGTTGCTTTTTGAATTGGTCAGCTATCTCATCTGCCAGGCACTCTGCATTGTCATTCTTTGTAAGGGCTGTTAAGTTGGCAGAAGCCCTATAGCTGTTGATGCCTTGAAGAAGATTATCCTCCTCATCAActggaaaaaaatgaattaaaatttcatcatcaagaagttcaagtaaaagaaacaaatatactTCCAAGTAACTATACAATCATATGGCAGCAGATTAATTGAACTTGAGTTCTATTTCAGGTTGTTCAGCAAGGGTTCTGCAGTGAACCCTATACAATCATATGGCAGCAGATTAATTGAACTTGAGTTCTATTTCAGGTTGTTCAGCAAGGGTTCTGCAGTGAACCCTTGACCTCAACAATGATTTGGGTTACACTACCTAGTAGTGGTTGCCCTATTCCACTTGTCTTTTCAACAAGCATTCTGGATTTCTGGTATAGACTTTGCCCAAAGAAGGGAGTTCCTCAAGTTCATGGGACTACCAAAAACCAAGAAACTATAGAGACAACTATATATGTGTGTCGAGCAAGCAGCTCAGTGAGAAATACTGACAACTCTGGAGTATAGACAACTAACCCCTGCACCATTGCTTTTTCGAGCAAACTCGTCAAAGCCATTGAACCAAACCGCCAGCATAATTGAGACTTTAGACTAACCAGCATCCATGCTGCTTGGTCCACCACAATTTCAGATCTTAGGTTACAGTTACTATTATAACACCAACAGATAGTGTACTACTACCAGTTCatgaaaacaaaatagatgCATAAACAAACTAATAATCCAGTCAAAAAGTGTTGGGAAATTAATCCCCTGTCACGCAAGTACTACTAGTAGAGATGGAAATAAGAAATAAGCAAGCCAAGAAGACAACAAGTTTTAACGAGGTTCGGCCAAAATCCATGCCTACGTCCTCAGAGAGTTTTCATCTTCACTATGAGAGAATCACACAAGTACAAGATACACCACTCAAGTTTATACACAACTAGAGCACTCAAGTTTATACCCAGCTCAAGCCTTGTATCCAATCGGATACCCCTTGTACACCCTTTCTCAATCCTAGAAGATTACTCTATCCCAAGAGCTATACACGCCCTTGAACACACTCCCCCTATCTTCTACATCTTGAAGACCCTTGGAGTTGCTACTGAAACTCTCTTTTTgtttcagctctctctctctctggagtTTGGGCTATCTGCCCTCTCTCATCTTTTGCTGTTGCCG belongs to Rosa chinensis cultivar Old Blush chromosome 4, RchiOBHm-V2, whole genome shotgun sequence and includes:
- the LOC112197232 gene encoding uncharacterized GPI-anchored protein At3g06035; translated protein: MASSLRLLFPLFLSCIVLLNHQVKCDDVDEEDNLLQGINSYRASANLTALTKNDNAECLADEIADQFKKQPCTNTTGSFTVPGTETQFANFPDLLAKCHLNVSNTRDGVIMPSCVPNLDPSLVLTNFTKSQYSSNLNQTNFTGIGIGSEDNWIVVILTTSTPEGSYVPAQSTDSATGSASLGSKSKISLIQYLLCLLMGFVFHL